ttcttaaattcagattttttatattttaaaattaaaaaattaatgttaaatttcaaaaatattattttttaatccttATTAGTGCTATGGGTTACTGacatacttaaaaaaaactatgtGAACAAATCACGagtaatcaaaataataatgcaaaaaagtattttttaaattttgttaatcctctttaaaagtgaaataaatTTCGTTGTAGCTttcaatttaaaagtaatatttttcatgttgaaaatataaaattgattctTTCAGTCTCTTCAATTTAAAAATGGTATCTTTTCTGTcctttacatttaaaaaatggCTTTTGAATTCTCacaatttaaagatatttttttaatgctggaaattaaaagtgattttttaattcaaaagtaattattagtccattaaatttaattatatagtaTTCTTAGTTCTTATTTGTATAAaggtaaattattttaatttttaaaagtttgttgttgttaaaaaagccaaatattttttataatttaagaaaaacatatatgatatataaGTCAAACTTCcaaaatttagataataaatattttttaagaaaattgtgtTAGTGTAATATTATGGTTAGGTTACACATTATAGCCAAGAGTCACTGCACTTTGGTctcaaaataatacaaaaatgaaaaagaaaaaaaacatggcaagggtatttttttttttttctcaactaTGTTAAACTAACAATTGTCGAATTTAGTATTCTTTAGGGAAAGATCATTCTAGGACATCCTTTAATTAATtaggtgttttcttttttggaacAATTTATAATGCAtcataaattattgttttcagAATGATTAGGCTAAAATAAACTTTGGATTTCCTGAACAATCAGTTATTTGTTTGTGTAGATAGCTtgcaatatttatttttctatattctttTATGTATGAGAAGACACTAGGAACTAGAAGATGGATCATAcattactttattatatatgggTAAGATCCTATACTttcaatcattttattattataattatagaaaatagaTGTTTATAATAATCAAGTGTAAAACACTTAACCATGTCACTAACAAGTGTAACATGTCATGATTTTTGGCATCAACTATTGCAACATCTTTTGTTCGTGATTATTATTTAGGTGATGCttgaaattttttatgtgagaaactTACTATTTAACAATAAACATGAACATAACCATTTTTAAGGAAATTTAACCACATTCAACACATAACAATGATTGCATACGTTATTTCATACATTTATATCATTAACCATCCACGAGATAAAGTTACTCGTTTAATTTAATTGATCATTAATTTCTTTAGACAAAGTTATAATAACCACATATATTTCTACGTgcaaaaatgtaatttatagTAAATTATAAACGATCAAaatcttatttcttttaatttatattttccaCATTCAGATAAGCCCATGTATTAAATCTGGTAATTATCAAACAAAACAgttatatctttttaatattcaaataaaaccaTACATAACAACACAAGTATTACATTGCACCTTAATTATAACAATACTGGTAGCATGCAACAGCTACCTCTTATTTAGCAGAAATCAATGCAAGCTTCAGAAGCAGGTGCAGTACGTCGGAAAGAACTTGGGGAAAGGCAGCATTtgaagtggtggtggtggtatCTTAAAGGGTGGCACAAAAAGCGGTGGTTTCTCAAAGGGTGGCATGAGAAACGGTGGTGCAGAAAGTGGTGGTTTTTCAAAGGATGGCATGGGAAAAGGTGGTATCTTGAAGGGTGGCACGAAAAGTGGTGGTTTCTCAGAGGGTGGCATGTAAAGCGGAGGCACAAAAGGTGGGGTTTTGTAGGGTGGAGTATGGTAAAATGGTGGCTTATAAAGTGGGGGTTTTTCAATAGGGGTGTTGTAAAATGGTGGTTTCAGGAATGGTGGGATTTTCCCAGTTGGTGGCTTATAAAAGGAGGGTGTTTTGTGAGTTGTTGGAGGGTTGTAAGATGGTGCCTCAGATGGAGCGTTGTAAAGAGGTGGCTTGTTGTCAGAATCTGCTAGTGCTTGAGAGAGTTGAATCATGGCCGCAAAGAGAAGCACCAGGGAGCTTAAGAAAACCATCGCCATGTTGTTCATCTCCTTGGTTGGTGAAAATAACAGACGACAATGATGTCCTTTTATACCAGTTTGGAGTAGGTGCAATCTCAGTAGGTGAATCTTCTTGTGGTTGCTGTTGAAAAATGAACGTACAAGTCCATACCAGTGTGAATATTTTTCAAACCCACTCACTTTCCTATGTACGTTTGGAAGGACTTTACACCATTTTCTAGGTAATTTCAAGTTCATATAAGCATGTACAGAATAGTTGCTTCTGAGATACTGCTTCCTTTAAAATTAGGTATGTTCATTGTGGTTTGAATTCTAAGTCTTGGCATCTCCATTATTGCAGACTTATAGTTGCTGTAAAACTTTCtcttaaatttgttattatattagaTGTAAAAGGAAAACTTTTATCATAGAGAAGAATTCTGCATgagaaaaattcaataaaagaataacttttgtaattttaactatgtataaattttgaaaactgattttagcttgttttttctataaatactgATAAAAAGAAGTGTGTGGTGTAAGAAAAATTGTgccaattattaattaattacctTACATAAGGTATTATAGAAGTGAGTGATTCATGTGCTCTTTTATATATCAcaccttatatttatatttgatgaaCTTTGTATCTTTATACAAGTGCTTCTCATTCTTTTGTATATTCAATTCTCATCTCACAATGGTCTTCTTCTCCCTGCTCAGTGTTCATTCTTGTTTTGAAGCTACCATATCCATATATTTAAACACATGTTCCTATGGAACTATTCTGTATCAAAAAACCTTATTATAgccaaattataaaaatatggaACAAAATAAGAGTTAATCAAGTATAAGAAATACATAAAGTCACAAATAAGAtcaataatatatgttaattatttttgaaaaatgaatattaattaCTTTCAGAAGTAgatcataataatttatttgataatatcatTGACCGATATATATTAAATCTAGCAATCTCCTATAAATTGACAATttcttttgtatatatatttatattataaaatgctATAATAATCttataaagaaaacattaaatattttgatttataaatatatgctTTTTTAAGAGTTGAGCCAACTCAACTCAATTATAATTAGATTGAGACGTGTTTCTAAATAAGACCAGTTCATCCCATCTCAATCCATTAAAGCTTAACTGGTAtgagtttaaattaaattaaattaaattcaacatcTCACTTACATCCCTAAAATATAACTCACCTGTTTTATTTTGCATTACAATCTTATGTAcataatgaataaatatttttacattttatgttAATCCTctcatttatatatcaagtGGAGAACGTATTGATATTTGTTTtagtaatgttttaaaaatactatataCGTTAATATTTATTACGAAAAGTATCACGAAAACTAATTCCCCCAAAATACGAagattaaaatatcattttagttCCTTGCATTTTATGCATCTCCCACTTTGATCCTTTATGTTCtaaaattcttaatatttttatgttttaaatgttaCTTAAAATTCTTCTTCCATCCCTTTTATATTAAATTCggtacaaataataataataattattattattatcatttatatcATAGATGTGcttaaaaaaaacatgcaaATAAGAAAATGTcagaaatacaaaattaattaacaaaaaaaactacAATCAAAGAATATTCGTACAATCTAATAATTCATTTATCAATGGCATGATCACCGTTTTACTAACTTATGTCATTGTCATACAaaagtttgtttctttttttcttggtAATGTCCTTTTGCGTATAAATTATGGGTTTTGATGACTTTTGTTAAGCATCTACACTCGTTGCCATCATCATTTGTCAATTTTTGGTGAGTCAAATCTTAAATCTATATGACTTAAGTTATCTCTATGTGTTTGCTAGTTGGTCacatattgtattattatattagtttcAACTATAAATTCCCAGTTCATTA
This Vigna angularis cultivar LongXiaoDou No.4 chromosome 4, ASM1680809v1, whole genome shotgun sequence DNA region includes the following protein-coding sequences:
- the LOC108318781 gene encoding repetitive proline-rich cell wall protein 1, whose protein sequence is MAMVFLSSLVLLFAAMIQLSQALADSDNKPPLYNAPSEAPSYNPPTTHKTPSFYKPPTGKIPPFLKPPFYNTPIEKPPLYKPPFYHTPPYKTPPFVPPLYMPPSEKPPLFVPPFKIPPFPMPSFEKPPLSAPPFLMPPFEKPPLFVPPFKIPPPPLQMLPFPKFFPTYCTCF